DNA from Deinococcus reticulitermitis:
GAGGCTGGTGGGAATGCGCCCGCCGGCCCGGTTAAAGGCCACCTGCGCGTCGCCCGAGGTCATCTGGCGGGCGAGCTGCACGGCGGCGGCCTTGTTTTTGGAGTAGGCGTTGACCACGATGCCCTGCACCCCCACGAAGGGGCTCCACTTGCCGGTCGCGCCGGGGGGCGTCGGGAAGGCGGTGATGCCGTAGTTGATGCCGGCTTTCTTGATGTCGCCCATGTCCCAGGGGCCGGTATAGAGCATCGCCAGGCGTCCGGCGATAAAGGCGCTGCGGGCGGCCTCGGCGCTCACGCCCTCGGGCACGAGGTTGTACTTGTAACGCAGGTCGTTGAGGAAACCGAGCGCCTTGACGGTCCCCGCGTTGTTCAGGCCGATATCTCCCGTGTTGAAGGTGCCGCCGCTGTTCTTGAAGACGTAGCCGCCGTAGGCGCTCACGAACCCGTAGGAGCGGTAGGGCTCGTCGATCTGGGTCGCGTAGCCGAGGTTGCCGGCCTTCTGCGCGGCCTGCGCGGCGGCGAGGAACTCGGCCCAGGTGGTCGGGGCCTTGGGCACGAGTTTCTTGTTGTACACGAGCGCGACGGCCTCGGCGAACAGCGGCAGGCCCATCAGCTTGCCCCGGTAGGTAAAGGCCGAGAGCGCCGTCTTGTCGTAGTCGGCCTTGCTCGTGACGTAACGGTCCATCGGCTCGATCACGCCCGCCGCCGCCATCTGCCCGAGGCGGTCGTGCGGCTGGGTGGCGATCAGGTCCGGCCCCTGGCCCTTGGGCGCACTCTGAATGAACTTGTCGGTGATGTCGCCGAACGGCACCGAGACGACCTGCACCTTGTGGCCGGTCTTCTTCTCGAAGGCGGCGGCCTGCTGCCGGACCCAGTTCACCTCGCCGGCAGGCTCGTAGTGGGTCCAGAGCGTGAGGGTGGCGGCGCCCGCCTGACCGAGCAGCGCGAGCGTGAGGATAGACAATGCTCTTTTCATGGCCGTCTCCTTGTAGGGCGCGACGACCGGCTGAGCCGGCAAGCGCGCATGGGGTGGGGAGCGCAGCTTACCGGGCCTCCCTCGGCAGGCAACGTGGGCCAGCTTGCCCTCTGCCGGCGCCCCTGTAGCGCCGACGTGTTCCGCCCCAGACACCTTTCGCTCGGGCGAAGCGCTGTCAACAGCAGCGGAGGCCACGGCAGATCTACCGGACCTCCTCACCCTTCCTGCGTCAGCGTCTTATTTCTTTTTCTTGGTCTTGCTGCGGGTTTGCCCGAGGGTGCGGCCCTTTTCATAGCTCGCCTGCATTTTGCGCCGGGTTTCTTCCACCATGGTCTTGAAATCGATGTCGCCTGACTCGATCGCCTCGAGACTGGGCTTGGGCCGGGCCTGACGGCGCACCATGGCGAGTTCCTTGTCGGTCTGCTCGAACCATTTTCTAAACGCTGCCGTGTCGTCGAACAGCATGTCGCGGGTGTCACGGGTGTAGGTGCCTTCGTTGCCGCGCCGGGTGTACTGTTTGGGCAGGGTAAAGCGCTCCTGCAAGTTCATCGCATCGATGGCCCCCTCGCGCACGGCATCCTTGAACCGCTTGAGAAAAGCGTCGCTGCGCTGGGGATTGCTGAGTTCCTGCATCTGTTCGCTGAGTTTCTTATAAGTCATGAATTGCGCCTCCTATCTTCACAGTATGAAAACTCCCTGGACCAAAGTAAAGCCCCTGTAATCTTAGCGGCCTTGAGTTCAGAACATCGTTTTCAGTCGTCAGTTTGTCGATTCTTTTGACCAGATGTCAGGGAATAAAGCCTGAGTCTTTGCCTCTCTTGTTCGCGTTTTGACCGCGCACCTGGTCAGGCGGCTCAGAAGAACAGGCGCCGCCTGATTCAGTGGCGCCCGGCGCGTGGGGCCGCTGCTTCTCCCGGACCCGGTGGGGACGTGGCCTCAGCCGCCGAGACCGACGCCGAAGCCCTGATCAAGCAGTTCCTCGCTGTAGGTGCGGAAGGCGAGCATGGTCTGGGTGCGGGCAATGCCGGGAACCTTACGCAGGTGCCCGGTCACCACGTCGTCGAGGTCCTCGTAGCGCGCGAGCTTGAGCAGCACCACGATGTCCCACTCGCCCGTCACCGAGTAGACCTCGCGCGCCCCGGGCACCCCCGCGAGCGCCTCGGCGGTTTCCTGCACCTGATGGCGCTCGGCCTGAATCATCACGATTGCGGTGACCATACCGACATGCTACGCGCCCCCGGGCAAGGCCCGCTGCCTCAACCCTGGGGGATCAGGCGCCGGACCCAGAAGCGCATCGGCTTGGGGCTCTCGCCCGCCTCGCCCACGTCCTGCCAGCTCAGTTCGGTCTGGAGGTCAGGCCGTTCCTGGTAGCCGCGCGCGTGCCAGAAGGCCCCCAACGCGCGGTAACCGGGTGGGGTGGCGGGGTGATCGGCGGGACGCTGCACTGCGCAGAAGGTGCAGACCGTGAGCCCCAGCGCCCGGGCGTGGGCCTCACGGACGTCAAAAAAGAGGTGCCCGAGCCCCTGACCCCGGTACTCGGGAAGCAGCACGCTCTCCCCGAGGTAGAGGATGCGGGCCACGTCGAATTCTCTCCTCTGTTCTGCGGCGAGAAAGGGCCGCTGAATGTCGGGCGTCTCCTGCACGAGCGGCAGCGCGGTGCTCGCGCCGACCACACGCTCACCGTCGCGGGCGAGCGCAACGAGGGCGCCGGGGGCCTCGGCATAGGTCCGTAGATACGCTTCCTCGTACCCGGCACTGCCCTCGTACAGATAGGGAAAGGCGCGAAACACACCCATCCGCAGCCGGGCCAGGTCAGGAATCGCCGCGAGAAGTTCGGGACCGGTGACGGGGTTGACGCTCAGTCGAGCGGCGGGCGCACCCTCCACCCTCAGCCGCCCACCTGCCGGGTCCAGTCGGCGAGGTTGTAGAGGTTGGTCACGCGAGTGATCAGGCCGCCGCGCACCTCGAAAAAGGCCCCGACCGGCAGCACGTAGCGCTGAGCGCGCGCTTCGGGGAGGCCCTCGTCGGTCCGGAGGTACTCGCCATGAATGGTGAACTCGGCGGCGGCGCGCGTGCCGTCGGGGGTCGCCATCACGACGAGGTCGTGCGCCTGCTCGCGGTAGTGGGCGTCCATCCGGGCGAGAAAGGCGCGAAAGGCGTCCTTGCCGCGCTGGGTCTCCCCCTCGTTGATGTCGTGGCGCACGTCGTCACTCAGCAGGGCGAGCATGCCTTCCCAGTCGCCCGCGTTGAAAGCGGCGTAGTAGCGCGTCAGGAGCTCGGCAGCAGAAAAGGCCATGCCGGGCAGGATAGCCGGTTTGCTTCTCTGGGCCGCAGCCTGCAAACTGTGGGCAGCCGGAGGGAGGCGCCTGGGCCCTGGCAGGTCTGGCCCCCGTGGTCTGGCCTTTGCCTTCCGCGCTTGGCGCGTCGGGTGGCCCAGACACCTTCCTTTCCGATCCCAGAACATATCCGGCGGTGGCCCCTTGGCGCCCCCGCCTGCATGGAGGACAGCCCGCGTGAACCCGACCCGTTACATCCTGACCCGCTCCTGCCTGCAAGACGGGAGCATGCGACTGCTCAAATACAACGAGCCGTATTTTCCCGAAAGCGGCCCCGCGCAGTTCGTGGATGACCGGGGCAAGGCGCACGAGGTGCAAATTGACCGTGAGGCGATGCGCGTCACCGGGCTCGGCGGCCTCTACCACGACCACAACCTGAACGTGAACGACGTGCTCCTCATTCGCCCCACCGCGCCGCACCACTACGAGGTCGAGGCCGTCGTCAAGCCCTACGCCACGCCGCGCTCGCGCCCACGCAGCGGCCAGACGCGCCCCGGCGACCGCCCGGAGCCGCGTTCGGTCGGAAACAGCGGCTTGCTGGGAAGCGCTTCCCTGGGGGCGGCGAACCTGGGCGCGACCTCGGTGCGCGAGGTGCGGGTGCAGGGCGGCACCTCGGGCGCGGGCCGGCGTCCCCGCAGCGGCCCGAGCGGCGGCGCCGGGCGCAACCTCTCGGGCCTGGGGGAGGAGCGCCGTTCCGAGGCCTCCGCCGGCGCCCAGGACAGCGCGCGGGCTCAGCCCATTCCGCCGGCCTTCACGCCGCAACTCCCCCGGGCGCAACCCGAATTGACCCCGCCCGGCCCGCGCGGTGCGCCGACCAAGGCAGACAAGCGGAGCGCGGTGAGCGCGGCGCCGGAGCCGACCCTTCCGGGTGCCCCCGACCCAGCGCCCACCGCGCCGCGCCCGGCACCGACCCAGAGCCAGACCACACCTGCCGCCCTGGCACCTGCGCCGGCCCCCGCCGCTCCCCAGCCCGGTTCGCCTGGACTGCCTCAACCCGGACTGGCCCAACCCGGACTCGCTCAGTCCGGCCTGACTGAACTCGAAGAGCAGCTCACCGAATTTGCGCGCCTGACCGGTTACCGCCTGACGCCACTCGGGGACGGGCTGGTGCGGCTGAGCGCCGAGCTCGGCGACACCTACCGCTACTCGGTGCTGCTCGCCGCCGACCCACAGGCGGTGAGCCACCCCACCTGGACCGGCGGCGAGGACGACCACCGCGCACTGATCAGCACCGAGAGCGACCGCTCCCGGGGGACCCCGCGCCTGACCCGCGAGGCCCTCGCCGCGCTGATCGAGCATGCCCGGCTCGTGCCGCTGAGTGCGCTCGACCTGCGCGGCTACTGGCGGGCCGGCAACCTCGACCTGGAAAGTGCGGCGAGCGTCGCCGAGTGGGTGGGCACGCAACTCGCGCAGCGCGGAACGTTCACCTACGTGCTGCTCACGCTCGCCGCCCAGCCCGCGCAAAGTGTGGTCAACGTGAGTGACCTCGCCGAGCGACTCGGGAGCGCCATGAGCCTCGACGAGATGAACCGGGTCCTCGACACCCTGGCGCGTCCGCCCTTCTCGGCCCTGACGCCGCTGCCGGGCGGTCAGTTC
Protein-coding regions in this window:
- a CDS encoding maltose ABC transporter substrate-binding protein, which encodes MKRALSILTLALLGQAGAATLTLWTHYEPAGEVNWVRQQAAAFEKKTGHKVQVVSVPFGDITDKFIQSAPKGQGPDLIATQPHDRLGQMAAAGVIEPMDRYVTSKADYDKTALSAFTYRGKLMGLPLFAEAVALVYNKKLVPKAPTTWAEFLAAAQAAQKAGNLGYATQIDEPYRSYGFVSAYGGYVFKNSGGTFNTGDIGLNNAGTVKALGFLNDLRYKYNLVPEGVSAEAARSAFIAGRLAMLYTGPWDMGDIKKAGINYGITAFPTPPGATGKWSPFVGVQGIVVNAYSKNKAAAVQLARQMTSGDAQVAFNRAGGRIPTSLSARTKLKADPIVAGFGRAISQGTPMPNIPEMGAVWGPWGAATAQGVQKAGPNYKQILDKAVAEIKSNIK
- a CDS encoding Lrp/AsnC ligand binding domain-containing protein → MVTAIVMIQAERHQVQETAEALAGVPGAREVYSVTGEWDIVVLLKLARYEDLDDVVTGHLRKVPGIARTQTMLAFRTYSEELLDQGFGVGLGG
- a CDS encoding GNAT family N-acetyltransferase: MEGAPAARLSVNPVTGPELLAAIPDLARLRMGVFRAFPYLYEGSAGYEEAYLRTYAEAPGALVALARDGERVVGASTALPLVQETPDIQRPFLAAEQRREFDVARILYLGESVLLPEYRGQGLGHLFFDVREAHARALGLTVCTFCAVQRPADHPATPPGYRALGAFWHARGYQERPDLQTELSWQDVGEAGESPKPMRFWVRRLIPQG
- a CDS encoding ketosteroid isomerase-related protein, with product MAFSAAELLTRYYAAFNAGDWEGMLALLSDDVRHDINEGETQRGKDAFRAFLARMDAHYREQAHDLVVMATPDGTRAAAEFTIHGEYLRTDEGLPEARAQRYVLPVGAFFEVRGGLITRVTNLYNLADWTRQVGG